A region of the Rhipicephalus sanguineus isolate Rsan-2018 unplaced genomic scaffold, BIME_Rsan_1.4 Seq4110, whole genome shotgun sequence genome:
agagaattgctgccgccgggtacctaccggtgaaGTAGGTACATGCGTACTTCCGGCATGGTGCTCGATTGAACGAAGTACATAGTCGTTTGGGAGGACACCCagcctgtgggaaattggcgtcATGGGAGCGCCAGATGGGgtctttttctttccattttttttaacGCCTTCGATTCgccaagacgactcgaatgcgttAGCCAGAGTGTCGATGCATTGAAGACTGAAACATCccaataaaacggaaaggcgggctagttggtttggttgcataatgataatattgcgcacgcaacacaaagacacagacgaaaagttcacaaggactccttgtgaacttttcgtctgtgtctttgcGTTGcatgcgcaatattatcattatgagACATCCCATCAGAATATGACGAGGCGTATGACTCCTCATGCCTCCTTTCGTGCTTGTATTGCCTCCTCTGGCCCTGCATACTCACGCGAACGCCGCGAAGACGGAGTGCGCAGCTCGCGCGGTCACGTGATATGTTTTGCTTCGTTTCTCTCACGTCGCTCACGCCGGCTCTTCGTTCATGGTCacgttcgcatgagacatataaggctttcgccttaacagtgCAACTTATAATTACTTATATTCAGAAAGGCAGCAGTAGGAAGCATGGAGTAAGGTTTGCCTGAGCAATGTTTCAGCGTGAGACGGAGTTTATGTGTCAAACATGAGTCCGCGCACCTCGACGGCCGTCTTGCTCTTGCCTGTACGGTAACAACGTAACTCAATCGAAGTCCTGCGATGTAGTGGTACTCTTAGCGTTCGTATACACAGCTCATAGCACATGGTGGTGTACCTGAAGGGCCAATTGCCGGAAGCAAACTTTTTCGGTTTAATGGTGACTGACCTTCGCTTGTTCAGTACATTTTGGCCTTTAGCACGATGGTGCTCTTTATCAAGGTATATAGTAGAAACTATATAGTAGAAACTATATCAGGGAATATAGTAGAAACAGGAAGCTGTACCAAGTGCACGACCGGTCTGGGCTGCGTGCGAGAAGCGTCCAGCCGTGAGGGCTTACGCCGCAAAGCACCGCAGTAGCGCACCACGCCGTACCGGGAACGGACAGTCTTCAAATCGAAAGCCGCGAGTTACCGACAATCCCAGGCGGAGCACTTTCACCTGCCCCCCGCATGCCTCTGCCGCTCTCACCGCCACGCACCGCAAACTTTAGGGAAAGCCGCTGCTTTTGCGACGTAGCAGCACGAGAGAGGGGAACAAGCGTGgccgcaacagcagcagcatcGAGCGTCGGCGGCCTCGTCGGTCCGATACCGGATCCCATGCAGGAGCGGCACACGGGCGTTCGCCAACAGCAGCGCGCCGTCGGCCGCTAGGCGCAACACGATGACGACGGCTGCGAGTACGCGAAACGCCGGCGACCGAGCAGCGCCCCGCGGCCGCCCACAGTAGCGAGCGAAGCGGCACGCTCAGTCCGCGCGCGGCAATCGACAAGTGCGGTTGCGCTCGGAGCTTGCCGTACCGGAGCAGCGgtgtgcgcgtttgtgtgtgcggtGCGGTGTGTCTACGATagaagcgcgcgtgcgtgcgcttgGCAAGTGGTCCTGTCAGTGCATCCAGTTGTTGTGAGGCGAGGCACGCATGGCCGGCTTGTTGCAGCCTCCTACTGCCGCCAACGGCAACGCCGGGGGAGTGTGCGCCGCCGGTGGCCTATCAGCTCCCAGCAGCCCATCTCTGGGAAACCGACTCACCGTTCCAGGGTGCCAGGGTCCACGAGACCGCAAGTACAGCCTACCCCTTCAGCTTCAACGGCGACCGTCGCTGTCCGGATACGCGGCCGCGGTTGAGTCGGCTCGCGAGGATGCCCGCCGGCGCAAGTTCAGCCAGGTCGGCCAGGTGGTGTCTCACCGACTGTCCACCACCATCGGCTGGAAGGTGTACACGGTGACCACCCAGGAGGTGGCCGATCAGGCCAAGAGCCTGTGCGGCCGCTACCTGCGCGCCAAGCTCAAGCAGTGCGGTGCCGTGCACAAGAAGCTCGGCCTTCAGCGGCTGCGCAGCGTGAGCAACCTGAGCgtcggctacccgacgtcggacGTGGCTCAGAGGCTGCGACTCGTGTGCTCCGAGCTCGAGAGCTCGCACCCCGACCTTTACCAGGTGAGTTGAGTTCATCCGACTTCAAGAAACGTGGCCCTTTTCCTAGCGTGTTTGTTTGGCACGCACGCTGCATGAGCCATCTCGGAACAACGAGAGATATGTGCGAAAGCTCTTTACGGAAAACCTTTGCTTCCTCCTATACCAACGGATAAACCCTTCGGTGCGACCCAGCTTCGCTGCCGAGGAGTACAGGAAGATTACTTCATTGGAGCAAGGCGTCTGCTAAATGGCTAATTAGTGGTCAACGCAATGTTGCGGATTTCTTGACTGGATTTCTTGCGCAATGGTTGAAAGAACTACATGCTTGCGTCTTGAGAGCACCACAAGGCGTTATAAAGGATCAAGGTTGATCT
Encoded here:
- the LOC119377228 gene encoding uncharacterized protein LOC119377228, which translates into the protein MAGLLQPPTAANGNAGGVCAAGGLSAPSSPSLGNRLTVPGCQGPRDRKYSLPLQLQRRPSLSGYAAAVESAREDARRRKFSQVGQVVSHRLSTTIGWKVYTVTTQEVADQAKSLCGRYLRAKLKQCGAVHKKLGLQRLRSVSNLSVGYPTSDVAQRLRLVCSELESSHPDLYQ